One region of Deltaproteobacteria bacterium genomic DNA includes:
- a CDS encoding HAMP domain-containing histidine kinase, translated as MHLSLVVSVGGSRAGVGFLQCGICLYCVERRALFFSRRTLRLLVILGSCIIENAKLRAVVSVAAPFFYSVLLFSSLDNVQPNVFLRLPFLFVVSLFYGYFTQFIRREKTLRQEEELRDRGRKEVLNIVSHEFRTPLNVISGYAQAIQDKTWGEVTPGQNEALGKISRQSDHLMDIVNAVLDITRIETGELSLEREELPLSDYLNEVSRKYVPLQNSVALQWVIPNSLPKVNADKLKLTIILQNLINNALKFTEQGNVSVTARVNGAKQLVEIEVKDSGIGIPKEAHALVFEKFQQADPSSTRIHGGIGLGLYIVKVFTELLGGTISLESEPEKGSTFTLSLPAVSARIA; from the coding sequence CCGGCGTGGGTTTCTTACAGTGCGGTATTTGTTTATATTGCGTCGAACGTCGCGCTCTATTTTTTTCCCGAAGAACGCTTCGCCTCCTGGTCATTCTAGGAAGCTGTATTATCGAAAACGCCAAGTTGCGCGCCGTGGTCTCCGTTGCGGCGCCGTTCTTTTATTCGGTATTGCTATTTTCTTCCTTGGATAACGTTCAACCCAATGTCTTCCTGCGCCTACCGTTCTTATTTGTCGTATCTTTATTCTACGGGTACTTCACCCAATTCATCCGAAGGGAAAAGACTCTGAGACAAGAAGAGGAGTTGCGCGACCGCGGCCGTAAAGAAGTTCTCAATATCGTGTCACATGAGTTTCGCACTCCACTCAATGTGATTTCCGGCTACGCCCAAGCGATCCAGGATAAAACCTGGGGAGAGGTCACGCCCGGCCAAAATGAAGCGCTAGGCAAGATCTCCCGTCAATCGGATCATCTCATGGATATCGTCAATGCGGTCTTGGACATCACCCGGATCGAAACCGGCGAGCTGTCGCTTGAGCGCGAAGAGTTGCCACTGTCAGATTATCTGAATGAAGTCAGCCGGAAATACGTTCCGCTACAAAATTCGGTGGCGCTTCAGTGGGTGATTCCCAACAGTCTACCGAAGGTCAATGCGGATAAGTTGAAATTGACCATCATCTTACAAAACCTAATCAACAATGCGCTCAAGTTTACCGAGCAGGGCAATGTCTCGGTGACCGCGCGGGTGAATGGAGCGAAACAACTCGTTGAAATCGAAGTCAAAGATAGCGGTATTGGAATTCCCAAGGAAGCCCACGCTCTGGTCTTTGAAAAGTTTCAGCAGGCCGACCCGTCGAGCACGCGAATCCACGGTGGTATCGGCCTCGGCCTTTATATTGTCAAGGTGTTCACCGAATTGCTCGGCGGAACCATCAGCCTTGAGAGCGAACCCGAGAAAGGCTCGACGTTTACGCTTTCCCTGCCCGCGGTTTCAGCGAGAATAGCATAA